In one Aeromicrobium wangtongii genomic region, the following are encoded:
- a CDS encoding M23 family metallopeptidase, producing MAGAFALILAAFGSAVAGSGSDGNTLSADKYQTISQSYTGPEQTTVDVSRSFDRATLDRQAKMQAEQTQAAQAELAQQVGKAADELKQNTWVIPVTGYHLSARFGQRSGLWSTVHTGLDFAGPSGSTIVSVAAGTVVSAGYEGAYGNRTVIRLNDGTGTEIWYCHQSRFAVSVGDNVGPGDVIGYTGSTGNVTGPHLHLEVHPAGGPAVDPVAALAAHNVTP from the coding sequence TGCTTTTGGTTCAGCGGTCGCCGGCAGCGGATCGGACGGCAACACGCTCAGCGCCGACAAGTACCAGACGATCAGCCAGAGCTACACCGGCCCGGAGCAGACCACGGTCGACGTGAGCCGCAGCTTCGACCGCGCGACGCTGGACCGTCAGGCCAAGATGCAGGCCGAGCAGACGCAGGCCGCCCAGGCCGAGCTCGCCCAGCAGGTCGGCAAGGCAGCCGATGAGCTGAAGCAGAACACCTGGGTCATCCCGGTCACCGGCTACCACCTCAGCGCCCGCTTCGGTCAGCGCAGCGGCCTGTGGTCGACGGTCCACACCGGCCTGGACTTCGCCGGCCCGTCGGGCTCCACGATCGTCTCGGTCGCTGCGGGCACGGTGGTGTCCGCCGGCTACGAGGGCGCCTACGGCAACCGCACGGTCATCCGGCTCAACGACGGCACGGGCACCGAGATCTGGTACTGCCACCAGAGCCGTTTCGCCGTCTCGGTCGGCGACAACGTCGGACCCGGTGACGTCATCGGCTACACCGGCTCGACCGGCAACGTGACCGGCCCGCACCTGCACCTCGAGGTGCACCCCGCCGGCGGCCCGGCCGTCGATCCCGTCGCGGCCCTCGCCGCGCACAACGTCACCCCCTGA